The following coding sequences are from one Pseudonocardia sp. EC080619-01 window:
- a CDS encoding Lrp/AsnC family transcriptional regulator, with amino-acid sequence MVIVRPLDGTDARILLALDDDPGATVVALAERLGLARNTVHARLRRLDADGALAPPSVRVRPAHAGLPVLAFLTLAISQGDADATIAEIAAVPEVCEMHAITGDGDLHVRVVAADNADLHRITGRLLGCTGVVRSSTVISMVEVVPLRTAPTLSGIADR; translated from the coding sequence ATGGTCATCGTGCGCCCTCTGGACGGGACCGACGCCCGGATCCTCCTCGCGCTCGACGACGACCCCGGCGCGACCGTCGTGGCCCTCGCCGAGCGCCTGGGCCTGGCCCGCAACACGGTCCACGCACGGCTGCGCAGGCTCGATGCCGACGGCGCCCTCGCCCCGCCGAGCGTGCGCGTCCGGCCCGCGCACGCCGGGCTCCCGGTGCTCGCGTTCCTGACGCTGGCCATCAGCCAGGGGGACGCCGACGCGACGATCGCCGAGATCGCCGCGGTGCCCGAGGTGTGCGAGATGCACGCGATCACCGGGGACGGCGACCTGCACGTCCGCGTCGTCGCCGCGGACAACGCCGACCTGCACCGGATCACCGGCAGGCTGCTCGGCTGCACCGGGGTCGTGCGCTCCAGCACGGTGATCTCGATGGTGGAGGTGGTCCCGCTGCGGACGGCGCCGACGCTGTCCGGGATCGC
- a CDS encoding alpha-keto acid decarboxylase family protein → MQTVTVAQYLARRLGELGVEHLFGVPGDFSLTLLDHMLAEGRQEWVGSPNELGAGYAADGYARTRGMAAMVTTFGVGELSAIDAVAGAYAENVPLVQITGVPPTTSAAAGRLLHHTLGDGDFGRFARAYAEVTAAGAVLTARDAAERIDDVLATAVRELRPVYLAVPVDVATALVLAPAAPLPLTATDERAVGRFRSAAADLLGGARSAVLVAGHLVERSGAVDRFARLVDAAASPVVTLVSARGAVDPGSPHFAGVYCGTIGAKRAILAVDTADVVIEAGTLMADAVTGMFSHRDDPAHTIHLGLHGATVAGSRIDGVPFATALDVLTELVDGAALRRDLPDTAPEGPEAGPALDQATLWAHLEGWFPHGHRLVTDIGTTFWGAAGITLPAGSDVVAQPVWSSIGYALPAALGCAVADPERRPVLVIGDGAAQMTVQELSTLARLPQPPVVIVVDNSGYTIERALQSPAAVYNDVAPWDWCALARAFAPGVPMVTAEPATPGELDEALAAVSCSPDSLVVLHVRTDPLDLPAGLRGLADNYHGR, encoded by the coding sequence ATGCAGACCGTGACCGTTGCGCAGTACCTCGCCCGCCGGCTGGGCGAGCTGGGCGTCGAGCACCTGTTCGGTGTTCCCGGCGACTTCAGCCTCACCCTGCTCGATCACATGCTCGCCGAGGGACGCCAGGAGTGGGTCGGGTCCCCGAACGAGCTGGGCGCGGGATACGCCGCGGACGGCTACGCCCGCACCCGGGGCATGGCCGCGATGGTCACGACGTTCGGCGTCGGCGAGCTCAGCGCGATCGACGCGGTCGCGGGCGCCTACGCCGAGAACGTGCCGCTGGTCCAGATCACCGGCGTTCCGCCCACGACGTCCGCCGCCGCGGGACGGCTGCTGCACCACACGCTCGGCGACGGCGACTTCGGCCGTTTCGCCCGCGCCTACGCCGAGGTCACCGCCGCCGGTGCCGTCCTGACCGCCCGGGACGCCGCGGAGCGGATCGACGACGTCCTGGCCACCGCGGTCCGCGAGCTGCGTCCGGTCTACCTGGCCGTACCGGTCGACGTCGCCACCGCACTGGTTCTCGCACCGGCGGCCCCGCTCCCGCTCACCGCGACGGACGAGCGCGCGGTCGGCCGGTTCCGGTCCGCCGCCGCCGACCTGCTCGGCGGGGCCCGCAGCGCCGTCCTGGTGGCCGGCCACCTCGTGGAGCGCTCCGGCGCCGTCGACCGGTTCGCCCGGCTGGTCGACGCGGCCGCCTCCCCGGTCGTCACCCTGGTCTCCGCCCGCGGCGCCGTCGACCCCGGCTCGCCGCACTTCGCGGGGGTCTACTGCGGAACGATCGGTGCCAAGCGGGCGATCCTCGCCGTCGACACCGCGGACGTCGTGATCGAGGCCGGGACGCTGATGGCCGACGCCGTGACCGGGATGTTCTCGCACCGCGACGATCCCGCCCACACCATCCACCTGGGCCTGCACGGCGCCACGGTGGCCGGGTCGCGGATCGACGGCGTGCCGTTCGCGACCGCTCTGGACGTGCTGACCGAACTGGTCGACGGCGCTGCGCTGCGCCGCGACCTGCCCGACACCGCTCCGGAGGGCCCCGAGGCCGGTCCGGCGCTCGACCAGGCGACGCTGTGGGCGCACCTGGAAGGCTGGTTCCCGCACGGGCACCGGCTGGTCACCGACATCGGCACCACGTTCTGGGGCGCGGCCGGGATCACGCTGCCGGCAGGCTCCGACGTCGTCGCGCAGCCGGTGTGGTCGTCGATCGGCTACGCGCTGCCCGCCGCGCTGGGCTGCGCCGTCGCCGACCCGGAACGACGACCGGTGCTGGTGATCGGTGACGGTGCCGCCCAGATGACGGTGCAGGAGCTCAGCACGCTCGCGCGGCTGCCGCAGCCGCCGGTCGTGATCGTCGTCGACAACTCCGGCTACACGATCGAACGCGCTCTGCAGAGCCCGGCGGCGGTCTACAACGACGTCGCCCCATGGGACTGGTGCGCGCTCGCCCGTGCGTTCGCGCCCGGCGTGCCGATGGTGACGGCCGAGCCGGCGACGCCCGGCGAGCTGGACGAGGCCCTGGCCGCGGTGTCCTGTTCACCGGACAGCCTGGTCGTGCTGCACGTGCGGACCGATCCGCTCGACCTGCCCGCCGGACTGCGCGGTCTGGCCGACAACTACCACGGGCGCTGA
- a CDS encoding NUDIX domain-containing protein, which produces MGRIDYFQDSDAPQANSVVPSTTAAVRDDRGHLLMIHKVDNDKWALPGGGMNLGESISEAAVREVAEETGLTVEITGLVGIYTDPGHVMAYDDGEVRQEFSVCFHARPTGGTLREDGTETKAAKWVDPADIPDLTIHPSMRRRIDDALRGDSTPRIS; this is translated from the coding sequence ATGGGCCGTATCGACTACTTCCAGGACTCTGACGCCCCGCAGGCGAACAGCGTCGTCCCGTCCACCACCGCCGCGGTGCGGGACGACCGTGGGCACCTGCTCATGATCCACAAGGTCGACAACGACAAGTGGGCTCTTCCGGGCGGCGGCATGAATCTGGGTGAGTCGATCTCCGAGGCCGCCGTCCGCGAAGTTGCCGAGGAGACCGGCCTGACCGTCGAGATCACCGGGCTCGTCGGCATCTACACCGACCCCGGCCACGTCATGGCCTACGACGACGGCGAGGTCCGCCAGGAGTTCTCCGTGTGCTTCCACGCCCGGCCCACCGGCGGCACGCTGCGCGAGGACGGCACCGAGACGAAGGCGGCGAAGTGGGTCGATCCTGCCGACATCCCCGACCTGACCATCCACCCGTCCATGCGCCGGCGGATCGACGACGCCCTCCGTGGCGATTCCACGCCGCGGATCAGCTGA
- a CDS encoding HD domain-containing protein: MPPTVSTFGGCSLMLTPGSVTRSVPVHVAACGSVPPAVTDDGRELLVVAAWLHDIGYSPAVRDAGSQQVDGAAHLEREGYPERLCALVAHHSAASYEVAERGLGDRLARWERERSPVADALWTADMTTGPGGQRMSYPERLDEILERYEPDSAVARAMTTARTSIEAAIDRTTRHLERARLS, from the coding sequence GTGCCGCCGACCGTGTCGACCTTCGGCGGTTGCTCACTCATGTTGACGCCCGGGTCAGTGACGCGCAGCGTCCCGGTCCACGTCGCGGCCTGCGGCAGTGTGCCCCCTGCCGTCACCGACGACGGCCGAGAGCTACTGGTGGTCGCGGCGTGGCTGCACGACATCGGCTACTCCCCCGCCGTCCGGGACGCCGGGAGCCAACAGGTCGACGGCGCGGCGCACCTGGAGCGCGAGGGCTACCCGGAGCGCTTGTGCGCGTTGGTCGCCCACCACTCGGCAGCGTCCTACGAAGTGGCAGAGCGCGGTCTCGGCGACCGCCTCGCCCGCTGGGAGCGCGAACGCTCGCCAGTGGCCGATGCACTCTGGACTGCGGACATGACCACCGGGCCGGGAGGTCAGCGGATGAGCTACCCGGAACGGCTCGACGAGATCCTGGAGCGCTACGAGCCGGACTCCGCGGTCGCCCGGGCGATGACGACGGCGCGAACCTCGATCGAGGCCGCAATCGACCGGACCACACGGCACCTCGAACGAGCGCGGCTCAGCTGA
- a CDS encoding HEXXH motif-containing putative peptide modification protein: MYYLYGDDEIIQNVFRLSRSGNTGAVTTLGDLREQYLRFLSDPRFEAPVNHSDDVFITDPATADAIARAYSGGNLNDLDQSTIIGDAFTPEEHAKRIAQVRPAIDRIADRDATLHAMFELVIHSIFIKKTNRVSDGSAAHGGSSSNAIGSIWLSLNDDLSTDDICELLIHELTHHLLFIDEYCHYHFEYSLIGEPANFAQSAIRKSKRPLDKVVHSIVVAAELVSARSAILDEGACTPRKVHPDTPTVISATIDACDSVLALSNLPELVSDRTVDLVNRSKRRCLDARSATALVEEA, from the coding sequence ATGTACTATCTTTACGGTGACGACGAGATCATCCAGAATGTCTTCCGTTTGTCGCGCTCAGGTAACACAGGGGCGGTGACCACCCTTGGCGACCTGCGAGAGCAGTACCTCCGCTTCCTCTCGGACCCTCGCTTCGAGGCGCCAGTCAACCACTCCGATGATGTGTTCATCACTGACCCGGCGACGGCCGATGCGATCGCCCGTGCGTACTCGGGGGGTAACCTGAACGACCTCGATCAGAGCACGATCATCGGTGACGCGTTCACGCCTGAGGAGCACGCGAAGCGTATCGCACAAGTACGCCCAGCGATCGATCGAATTGCAGATCGGGATGCCACTCTGCATGCGATGTTTGAGCTAGTGATCCACTCGATCTTCATCAAGAAGACAAACCGTGTCAGCGACGGATCCGCCGCGCACGGTGGCTCGTCGAGCAATGCGATCGGGTCCATCTGGCTCTCGCTGAACGACGATCTGTCGACCGATGACATCTGCGAGCTGCTCATTCACGAGCTAACTCATCACCTCCTGTTTATCGACGAATATTGCCATTACCACTTCGAGTACTCACTCATCGGCGAACCCGCAAATTTCGCACAGTCCGCTATTCGGAAAAGCAAGCGACCGCTCGACAAGGTCGTCCATAGCATCGTCGTCGCCGCAGAGCTGGTCAGCGCGCGCTCTGCGATACTGGATGAGGGCGCCTGCACCCCCCGGAAGGTTCATCCTGATACCCCTACAGTAATCAGCGCAACGATCGACGCTTGCGACAGCGTCCTCGCACTTTCGAACCTGCCTGAGCTGGTGTCAGATCGGACCGTCGATCTGGTTAATCGGTCGAAGCGTAGATGTCTCGACGCGCGCTCAGCTACTGCTCTCGTGGAGGAGGCGTGA
- a CDS encoding MFS transporter: MRVVTTSAATNLSDGILRLALPLLAIRSGASPFEVSLLVGALLAPWLLGSLLAGVVIDRSRKSSLIRASNAIRAVVLAGLLVGVVMTSAAPPLPLLLTVALMCGFSEIFSDLSAQSAVPQIVSDERLDSVYGRVSVVQNTSNTLVGPALGGLLFNWSPPMALVFVIVSYLSAVAIFPTTPASERRATRGVAAFAKEVGGGLAAIRADSWLVRAVTAVGAMNFASGASLAVLVSYAVSAEGLRLSSVEYGLLLGCSGVGSVLGGLLVSGVIKRTGATAAVMIGALALTVNIGAPSVSTNPFVIGALMLLCSAAGMLFAIQVISARQRRVPADLRGRVNAAFQLVGLGSAPLGAIAGGAAASLVGQRPIFILFAAAAATIVLIARPWRLNEVPAPNVETIADESR; the protein is encoded by the coding sequence GTGCGCGTCGTCACGACGTCGGCCGCCACAAACCTCTCTGATGGGATTCTCAGGCTGGCCCTGCCTCTGTTGGCGATCCGCTCCGGAGCTAGCCCATTCGAGGTCTCCCTGCTGGTGGGTGCGCTGCTCGCTCCTTGGCTTCTGGGAAGCCTGCTGGCCGGCGTTGTCATCGATCGCTCACGCAAGTCTTCCCTGATCAGAGCGTCGAACGCGATTCGAGCGGTGGTGCTGGCCGGGCTACTGGTCGGCGTAGTGATGACCAGTGCTGCGCCACCACTGCCGCTGCTGCTCACAGTCGCTCTGATGTGTGGATTCTCGGAGATCTTCTCTGACCTCAGTGCGCAGAGCGCGGTCCCGCAGATCGTCTCGGACGAGCGTCTGGACTCTGTCTACGGAAGAGTCTCGGTAGTCCAGAACACCAGCAACACCCTCGTAGGTCCGGCATTGGGTGGGCTTCTGTTCAACTGGAGTCCACCAATGGCGCTGGTGTTCGTGATCGTGAGCTACCTGTCGGCAGTGGCCATCTTCCCCACGACCCCCGCGAGCGAACGCCGGGCAACTCGCGGTGTCGCGGCGTTTGCGAAGGAAGTCGGCGGTGGCTTGGCAGCCATCAGGGCCGACTCATGGCTGGTACGTGCCGTCACCGCTGTCGGTGCGATGAACTTCGCCTCCGGTGCCAGTCTGGCGGTCCTCGTCTCCTACGCGGTATCGGCGGAAGGGCTGAGACTCAGTAGCGTCGAGTACGGCCTCCTTCTTGGGTGCTCCGGCGTGGGCTCGGTCCTCGGCGGACTCCTCGTGAGTGGCGTGATCAAGCGGACCGGCGCAACCGCTGCTGTGATGATTGGTGCGCTCGCACTGACTGTGAACATCGGCGCGCCGTCAGTCTCCACGAATCCGTTCGTCATCGGAGCACTCATGCTCCTGTGCAGCGCAGCTGGCATGCTCTTCGCGATCCAGGTGATATCCGCAAGGCAGCGGCGCGTCCCTGCCGACCTTCGAGGGCGTGTCAATGCCGCATTCCAGCTCGTCGGTCTAGGGTCTGCCCCACTCGGCGCGATCGCCGGTGGCGCGGCGGCATCACTCGTCGGGCAACGGCCGATCTTCATCCTGTTCGCCGCTGCTGCCGCCACCATCGTCCTTATCGCACGTCCCTGGAGACTGAACGAGGTCCCAGCGCCCAACGTCGAGACGATCGCCGACGAGAGCCGTTGA
- a CDS encoding trans-acting enoyl reductase family protein produces the protein MESRVLVYGAYGHTGRFVVAELVRRGLVPVLSGRSTTALDELGAQVPGSEVRPASVDDPAALDAAVRGVSAVVNVAGPFLDTARPLADAAVRAGAHYLDVAAEQAAVQGLYDAYGAPGAAPDVAVVPAMSFYGGLADLLATAATTGWDTIDAVTVGIGLDRWWPTRGTRITGERNTATRLVVDGGQLVPAPAPAPEREWVFPAPIGTQTVVGVPFSEIVTMARHLPATRIENYLASVALGDVRDPATSAPQAVDEHRRSAQVFVVDVVVRRGREDRRIAATGRDIYAVTAPLLVEAVVRLLDGRAQERGVLAPGEAFDAQDFLDSLSAEWLTIDTP, from the coding sequence ATGGAGAGCAGAGTTCTGGTCTACGGGGCGTACGGCCACACGGGACGGTTCGTGGTCGCGGAACTGGTGCGGCGCGGCCTGGTGCCCGTCCTGTCCGGACGGAGCACGACGGCCCTGGACGAGCTCGGGGCGCAGGTCCCGGGGTCGGAGGTACGGCCGGCGTCGGTCGACGATCCGGCCGCGCTGGACGCCGCAGTACGAGGGGTCTCGGCGGTCGTGAACGTCGCCGGCCCGTTCCTCGACACGGCCCGCCCGCTGGCGGACGCCGCCGTCCGCGCGGGAGCGCACTACCTGGACGTCGCGGCCGAGCAGGCTGCGGTGCAGGGCCTGTACGACGCGTACGGAGCCCCCGGTGCCGCGCCGGACGTGGCGGTGGTGCCGGCGATGTCGTTCTACGGCGGGCTGGCCGACCTGCTCGCCACCGCCGCGACGACGGGATGGGACACGATCGACGCGGTGACCGTCGGCATCGGCCTCGACCGGTGGTGGCCGACGAGGGGCACGCGGATCACCGGCGAGCGCAACACGGCCACACGGCTCGTCGTCGACGGCGGGCAGCTGGTCCCCGCACCCGCTCCGGCCCCCGAACGGGAATGGGTGTTCCCGGCCCCGATCGGGACGCAGACCGTGGTCGGTGTGCCGTTCAGCGAGATCGTCACGATGGCCCGCCACCTGCCGGCGACCCGGATCGAGAACTACCTGGCCTCGGTCGCGCTCGGGGACGTCCGTGATCCGGCGACCTCGGCGCCGCAGGCCGTCGACGAGCACAGGCGCTCGGCGCAGGTGTTCGTGGTCGACGTCGTCGTCCGGCGCGGCCGGGAGGACCGCCGCATCGCGGCGACCGGCCGGGACATCTACGCGGTCACCGCGCCGCTCCTCGTCGAGGCGGTCGTGCGACTGTTGGACGGCCGGGCGCAGGAGCGGGGTGTCCTGGCGCCCGGCGAGGCGTTCGACGCGCAGGACTTCCTCGACTCCCTGAGCGCGGAGTGGCTGACGATCGACACCCCCTGA
- a CDS encoding GlxA family transcriptional regulator has protein sequence MHTLGLALHQDSMLYETAIASEVFGVDRSELSATGEWYDVVVCTPNGVAPGWFPGAEVQDFAALSRVDTVLVPSTSVLDREPDAELLSALRAAYERGARIAALCTGSFVLAAAGLLDGRPATTHWMHAAELADRHPRVDVRANVLYVDDGQVLTSAGKTAALDLCLHLVHLDHGTAAANGLARTLVVPSHRPGGQQQFIVAPADPVVTDELAAALDWARTRLDQPITVQGLADRARLSSRQLARRMLAELGVAPLTWLHDQRIRRAQDLLERTGASVEEIATRCGMGTAATLRRRFRHSLGVSPTAYRAAFRSSHELCPSPG, from the coding sequence ATGCACACCCTGGGGCTCGCCCTCCACCAGGACTCGATGCTCTACGAGACGGCGATCGCGTCGGAGGTCTTCGGGGTCGACAGGTCCGAGCTGTCGGCGACGGGTGAGTGGTACGACGTCGTCGTCTGCACCCCGAACGGGGTCGCCCCCGGCTGGTTCCCCGGCGCCGAGGTCCAGGACTTCGCAGCGCTGAGCCGGGTCGACACCGTCCTCGTCCCGTCCACGTCCGTTCTCGACCGCGAGCCGGACGCGGAGCTCCTTTCCGCCCTCCGGGCCGCGTACGAACGGGGCGCGCGGATCGCCGCCCTGTGCACCGGCTCGTTCGTGCTCGCGGCGGCCGGTCTGCTCGACGGCCGCCCGGCGACCACGCACTGGATGCACGCCGCCGAGCTCGCGGACCGTCATCCCCGTGTCGACGTGCGGGCGAACGTCCTCTACGTCGACGACGGGCAGGTCCTCACGTCGGCGGGCAAGACCGCGGCACTCGACCTCTGCCTGCACCTCGTCCACCTCGACCACGGCACTGCCGCGGCGAACGGGCTGGCGCGCACGCTCGTCGTCCCGTCGCACCGCCCCGGCGGCCAGCAGCAGTTCATCGTCGCGCCGGCCGATCCCGTCGTGACCGACGAGCTCGCTGCGGCGCTGGACTGGGCGCGCACCCGTCTCGACCAGCCGATCACGGTGCAGGGGCTTGCCGATCGGGCCCGGCTCAGCAGCCGGCAGCTCGCCCGGCGGATGCTGGCCGAGCTCGGTGTCGCCCCGCTGACCTGGCTCCACGACCAGCGGATCCGCCGTGCGCAGGACCTCCTCGAACGTACCGGCGCCTCCGTGGAGGAGATCGCCACACGCTGCGGCATGGGCACCGCGGCGACGCTCCGGCGGCGGTTCCGGCACTCCCTCGGCGTCAGCCCGACGGCCTACCGGGCCGCCTTCCGGAGCTCCCACGAGCTCTGCCCGAGCCCCGGCTGA
- a CDS encoding TetR/AcrR family transcriptional regulator has translation MGHEPPGGTRNRLLRAAADLIAASPGETVPLRAICDAGGVRLPTLYHFFGSKEGLLDAVVEHGFEQYLSAKQEHESSGDPIQDIRDGWDAHVAFGIANPGFYALMYGQVTPGRRPAAQERPTTILLGLTREAAARGRLAVEPDRAAAHILAANIGVTLQQIITARPDPGLSADMREATIAAVTGGSRPAHHPAEEPHLARAAATLLALPDDNTVLAAPETVLLKKWLADIARLPGPAHRPGTSSTP, from the coding sequence GTGGGACACGAACCCCCCGGCGGGACCAGGAACCGGCTGCTGCGCGCCGCTGCCGACCTGATCGCGGCGTCCCCGGGCGAGACCGTCCCGTTGCGTGCGATCTGCGACGCCGGCGGTGTCCGGCTGCCCACGCTCTACCACTTCTTCGGGAGCAAGGAGGGGCTGCTCGACGCCGTCGTCGAGCACGGGTTCGAGCAGTACCTGTCCGCCAAGCAGGAGCACGAGTCCAGCGGCGACCCGATCCAGGACATCCGCGACGGCTGGGACGCCCACGTCGCGTTCGGCATCGCCAACCCCGGCTTCTACGCCCTGATGTACGGCCAGGTCACGCCGGGCAGGCGACCCGCGGCACAGGAACGGCCCACCACGATCCTCCTGGGTCTGACCCGGGAGGCGGCCGCCCGCGGCCGCCTCGCCGTCGAGCCGGACCGGGCCGCGGCCCACATCCTCGCGGCCAACATCGGCGTCACCCTGCAACAGATCATCACCGCCCGTCCCGACCCGGGGCTGTCGGCCGACATGCGCGAGGCCACCATCGCGGCCGTCACCGGCGGCAGCCGGCCCGCCCACCATCCGGCGGAGGAGCCCCACCTCGCCCGGGCGGCGGCGACCCTTCTCGCGCTGCCGGACGACAACACGGTCCTCGCCGCCCCCGAGACGGTGCTGCTCAAGAAGTGGCTGGCCGACATCGCACGCCTCCCCGGCCCGGCCCACCGACCAGGGACGTCGTCCACGCCCTGA
- a CDS encoding SDR family oxidoreductase: protein MATHTLQGKNVLVAAGGKNLGGLVSRQAAEAGANVAIHYNSESSRPEAEDTLKAVEAAGGQGVLLSGDLTVPANVERLFADATGSLGPIDVAVNTVGKVLRKPIVETTEDEYDSMFDINSKAAYFFIKEAGRNLADNGKIVTIVTALLAAFTDGYSTYAGGKSPVEHFTRAAAKEFAERGISVNSVAPGPMDTPFFYPQETPERVEFHRSMAMGNQLTRIEDIAPIVRFLATEGWWITGQTIFANGGYTTR, encoded by the coding sequence ATGGCCACTCACACGCTGCAGGGCAAGAACGTGCTCGTCGCCGCGGGCGGCAAGAACCTCGGTGGCCTGGTCAGCAGGCAGGCCGCCGAGGCCGGGGCGAACGTGGCGATCCACTACAACTCGGAGTCGTCCCGTCCCGAGGCGGAGGACACGCTGAAGGCCGTCGAGGCCGCCGGGGGGCAGGGCGTCCTGCTGTCCGGGGACCTGACCGTCCCGGCGAACGTCGAGCGGCTCTTCGCCGATGCGACCGGATCGCTCGGACCGATCGACGTCGCGGTCAACACCGTGGGCAAGGTGCTCCGCAAGCCGATCGTGGAGACCACCGAGGACGAGTACGACTCGATGTTCGACATCAACTCGAAGGCGGCCTACTTCTTCATCAAGGAGGCCGGCCGCAACCTCGCCGACAACGGCAAGATCGTCACCATCGTGACCGCGCTGCTGGCGGCGTTCACCGACGGCTACTCCACCTACGCCGGTGGCAAGTCCCCGGTCGAGCACTTCACGCGTGCCGCGGCCAAGGAGTTCGCCGAGCGCGGGATCTCGGTCAACAGCGTGGCCCCGGGCCCGATGGACACCCCGTTCTTCTACCCCCAGGAGACCCCGGAGCGGGTCGAGTTCCACCGGTCGATGGCCATGGGCAACCAGCTCACCCGGATCGAGGACATCGCGCCCATCGTGCGGTTCCTGGCGACCGAGGGCTGGTGGATCACCGGCCAGACGATCTTCGCCAACGGCGGCTACACCACCCGCTGA